TCATCCAAGAGAGGGCGAAGAGGGGTCTGCAATCTAAAGTTTAATCGCTTCTTTTGACTCGTGACACTATTCACGCGAGCCCTCCGTGCGCCCCGTGGTGTCTCGGGTGGGTTTTTTTCAGCGGGCTAATAAAAAGGCAGCTGCGGCACAACACGAGCAACCCTTTATTTTTCCTGGAGTTGTCTTTCGGCAGGCTGAACTTTGGGGAGAATATCTTGGAGTGGTTTGAGGAGAAGTCTGAATAAGTGCAGGTGTGTTTTGGGTCTGTGCGTAAAAGTGGATGGATTCTACTTTTGTGGGGAGCTGTTCTGCATCGTTGGCACGAGGCTGAGTTTGTCTGTACGAGCACAATCCTGGACCCTGGTGGAAACAGCGCCGTGGCTGACCCGGCTGTTTATGTTGTTATCCACCAACTTGACTTATATTGGTTTTTAGAACCTCAAAGTCTGCGCAAAAACTGTTTGCGCAAAAGCGTCTCCAAAGGCAGGAAAGTGTGTTTTCCCTTGTCAGGTTTTTGCCTATAAagaagcccccccccacccctatAAAGAGCGTATATTTGATGGTGGGGAATTCCTCACGGCTCTGGTCACCGTGTTCGCTTCCTCCTGAGAGAGAAAGTCCTTTTTCTATCTCCTGCTGTTCGCGCGTCGTCTCGGCTCTCCACGGAATTTAAACGTCACTCACGGTTGCGCGAGAGGCTTCACGCTCCATGTGTCGCCAGTCCCCTGCCTCGCGCACATTAATATTCCTGTAAGTCTCAGTCATGAATAACAATTACACCGAATACCGGGGGTAGAGGCGGGCGCTCGGTGCTCACAGTCAGAGAGGAGGCAGCTCCGGGCGCAGGAAGGTTCTGCGTGGAGCTGTAGACCAGGCCGTGCCCGCAGACACAAGCGCGCTGCTTTTACCTGGAATGAGTTTGGTTATCTCGACCCAGCACGGTCTTTACTATCCCGTTCTACCCTGAGTCCGCTGGTGACAGCTACAGAGGGGTTCACAGATGTTAGTTCACTCCTACTCCACTGCGGTGAGTTTTCTTCCCTCACTATCTATTTCAGAATTTGCGGTGACTGCGTAGATTTCGTTGTAAGACGTTTTTAAATTAGGCTAGAATATTTTTCCTCCGGGCTCTTATGTGCTTTTTGTTCAGGAGATTCAATGCCAGTCGGGGCACTTCATCACCAGGGGCAATATCCTCTAATAAAGGCATCATGATCCTGGGCCTCCGTGCAGGTTCATTTCGTTCAAATGTGGTTCCAACTCTGCGAGTAGTTGATTTCTCCTGTTCTTTTCTGCACCCCTCCTTCAAGGACCGGCATGACGGTGTCTCGAGCCACAGCTCgcgcctgtcccagctgggcTCGGTATCGCACGCGGGACCCTACTCCAGCGCGCCGCCGCTGTCTCATGCGCCCTCGTCGGACTTCCAGCCTCCGTACTTTCCGCCGCCGTACCAGCCGCTCGCTCACTACCAGAGCCAGGACCCGTACTCCCACGTCAGCGATCCGTACTCCCTGAACTCCCTGCACCAGAGCCAGCAGGGCGCATGGGGGTCGCGGCAGCGGCAGGACGTCGCCGGGGAGCGGATGGATAGCTCCGCTCTGCTGGCGCAGCCTCGGGCCTCGCTGCCACAGCTGTCCGGGCTGGACCCACGGCGGGACTACGGCGGCGTGCGGCGGCCTGATGTGCTGCTGCACTCCGCTCACCCGGGCCTGGAGCCCGGCATGGACGGACTGCTGCACGGGCTGCACGGCATGGACGACACTCAGGTGAGTCACAGACCGCAGCTGAGATTTACGAGGGTAAAGACAACCTTTTCAGTTCCAGTtatggattttgtttttttgtgtgtttttgtttatttcttactttgaGGACATTGGGATCATTTTAGCCGAGAAAAGTAAAGCGCAGACCTGCAAGCCAGAGACCACCGGTCCTGCTGGAATATTATACTgcaatttgaaaaaatattttttgtacattatctaaaatgtaaaaatagaacATAGGTGTAGCTATTATGAATTTAACCTTTCCTTTTACCGAAAAGCCTGTTTTATGTTAAACATATTTACTCCAGGCAGCCTCTGCATAGCAGAATGTAACTAACGAGCAGCTCAGTCCTCTATTGGATGGCAGCTATGAAACTCTACCACTAAATTAGAgttaatacataaataaaatgcgGTGAAATAGCAGATTGGTGACCGCTGACAGTTGTCCTCTTCATTGTCTCCGCATGTTTGCCGAGCCTTTAGAGTTGAGGTCAGTGAATTTGGAGCAGCTCCCTCAGGGCTGGACTCTCTCAGCAGCTGTAGCCTGAACGCAAACGGCCCACAGCCAAACAAACTGTCTTCACAGACCTGAGACATCTCCTTTGATGAGGAGATGCTGATATGTGGAATGAGTGGGGCTTCAGCAGTAGCTGCGTGGAGCTCAAATGTTGCTCATGTGTATTTGAATGTATCTGCTTTTGCTGCCACAATGATTCATTCttatttaaagcagaaaaaagtctgaaaatgctgaaatattttattaataattaactgtaatttattttttaaatatatatatatagcatatgCATCCATTTATGagtgaacatttttttaaatcggAAAATTGTTCTATTATTTCTATTGTTCTTGGATCCACGTTCACACTGTTGTTGTCGTTGAATTTATCATTTAAaggctgatttttttcttttactggtTATTATGAATTGTGAGCATTGTTGCTGCTGAGGTGTGAAATATACAAAGCCTACGACCAAAGCCTTGGTGAAATAGACTTTCTAGTCAGCTGTGTAGGATTTCATCTTCCCCTCGTTCCCCCTCAGGGCACAACCAACACGAATTGTTTGCCATTTAACCTCCACAATAGATTCTCATTTCTGGCTTCTCGTATTTGTGTCACGCATTTATTAACCCCATATAAATTTGTTTTACCAAattctttgctttgctttttttttatacgAGCGTGCAGCAACATCAGGTCTATTTAACAAGGAATTCATCTCGCAGGGTGATGAATGAGGCTTCTTCTGGCCCACATGAGCCAGACACAATGAATAACAGACGAGATGAATTAGAAGCCGGATTTTGTCTgctctgtggacacaaacaaTCTAAAGAAGCtacttttactgctttttaGGACCTAAAATGTGAATcttgcagcgtgtgtgtgtgtgtgtgtgtgtgtgtgtgtgtgtgtgtgtgtgttggagttaaaaatgatgattgAATTGAAAATAAGTTTCACGTGCTTTGTAAGCGGGGTTGTTACAGCATGGATCTTTTCTGTAACAATTTAGTGTCTATCTTGGTTCCAACAGACCATTGAGGACACCAACGGAACCAACATCCTGGATCAATCAGTAATTAAGaaaggtagacacacacacacacacacacacacacacacacacacacacacacacacaccggtcTATACTCTGAGTAATGTTGCCTACTAGCTTTTTTGAGATTGTTGGTATGGCTAGTGGAGGGGAAACAGAGTTGCCACCTTATCTTGGGGTTCCTTTTATAcaatttattttctgctgtgcGTCATTAATTATGATGATTTATGATGAATGCAGCCTCGCTCATATAAAAAAGGTAAATCTGGGCAGATATGGACCCTAAACCGGACCAGGCGCTGCATATCTGCATGATTTGTGCTGCTAAAGGTCGATCCCGGGGCCATGCAGGCACATCcaggttttttgggggggtcCAAGATGAGGGGGTTGAACGCCGGGTTAACGGTCCCGGATTATTGACTAGCAGGCAGTGTGTCGCTGACAGGCTGCCATGCTGCAGCTCTGATGATGTGAGGTGATTTAGTTACGGGATGTTGAGTGACTGAGCTCCCCGCGGGGCATTTAAGCCTCTGATGTAATAAATGGCACCGCTCACGGAGATCTCGTGAGCTCGTTTAGAGCTAATCTGCGGTATTATCCCCCGTGGAGCCATCAAAACCCCCTCGCACTGGCCCCTCCGCACGCACGTACgaggctggctggctggctgattTCTTCTTACGCCATTAGTGCGCGCATTAACGCGCGGGATGAAGGAGCATCCACGTGCTGCTGGTGGGAGTTAAACCGGCCGCGGAGAAAAGACGGGGGGGTGGTTAATGTGATTTGGGAGCGCGAGCCAATCAACAATCGATAATTTTGTAATGAGAATGTCGCGCGACATTAAATAACAGCAAATGCCCGGCGCGTGGGCGCTTCATTAGGCCACGGCCGCCCTCTGCGCGCGTGGTCTGGAAGTTTGACAgaaaagggggggtggggggttaaaAGTTGAGTGTCAGGATGCAGCTCCTTTTATTCTAACTGCTTCTGATGTAACACCCATGTCGCCTCTGACCTTCCCCCCTCCAGTCCCCATGCCCCCCAAGAACATGGGCTCCCTGATGCTCGGCAAGGACGGCCTGATCGGAGGAGTGACCGTCAACATTAACGAGGTGTTCTGCTCGGTACCGGGCCGCCTGTCGCTGCTCAGCTCCACCTCCAAGTACAAAGTGACCGTAGGGGAGGTGCAGAGGAGACTTTCCCCGCCCGAGTGCCTCAACGCCTCTTTGCTGGGGGGCGTGCTGAGAAGGTACGACTGCAGCCTCGGAGCATGTTGACGCTGGCGTGGATGTATAAAAGCTTGGGGCTCGTTAAGTACGCAGGAGCATCTATTAATTAAAGCCTGAGCTGTGCGAGCAGGCCTCTGTATCTGTGCCATTTACCACCCAGAGTCTACTTAACATGAACTAAACCTCTGGAGACACACTGGAGCACAAGCTGAGAACTTCAGTTTAATAAAATTCCCAAACTCTGAAGTGAATATTGgtcattaattattatttctaaatatCTATACCCTGTGTGGATTTCTTTAAATATTGCAATATTAcatctttttttggtttttgtttgtttctacaGAGCAAAGTCCAAAAACGGTGGGAAATGTCTGAGAGAAAAGCTGGAGAAGATTGGACTCAATTTACCTGCTGGAAGACGCAAAGCTGCCAATGTCACATTACTAACATCTCTAGTAGAAGGTGATTCATTTACTGCTTTTAACTCCATAAATACACAAAGCACAGACATCTGCTCTTTCCTCTGAGATCCTCTGTAATTGTGCAAACAGACCATATAAACCGAACCTTTTATTTGCACCTAGGCCTTCCCATGGCAACGATTTGAAAGTGTAGAAATCAAATAGACTCCAGTTGCAACATAGCTAAAGAAATATGGCAGTGCAAAGGTCATGACCTCACAATGCTTGACAAATGAAGAAGCCCCTGTGTTCAGAGAATGTCTGCAAGAATTTATTACTg
Above is a genomic segment from Pempheris klunzingeri isolate RE-2024b chromosome 18, fPemKlu1.hap1, whole genome shotgun sequence containing:
- the tfap2b gene encoding transcription factor AP-2-beta isoform X5; this translates as MLVHSYSTADRHDGVSSHSSRLSQLGSVSHAGPYSSAPPLSHAPSSDFQPPYFPPPYQPLAHYQSQDPYSHVSDPYSLNSLHQSQQGAWGSRQRQDVAGERMDSSALLAQPRASLPQLSGLDPRRDYGGVRRPDVLLHSAHPGLEPGMDGLLHGLHGMDDTQTIEDTNGTNILDQSVIKKVPMPPKNMGSLMLGKDGLIGGVTVNINEVFCSVPGRLSLLSSTSKYKVTVGEVQRRLSPPECLNASLLGGVLRRAKSKNGGKCLREKLEKIGLNLPAGRRKAANVTLLTSLVEGEAVHLARDFGYICETEFPTKAVSEYLNRQHADPNELHTRKNMLLATKQLCKEFTDLLAQDRTPLGNSRPSPILEPGIQSCLSHFSFITHGFGSPAICAALTTLQNYLTEALKGLDKMFLNNPPNNRHGDGGNKTGDKEEKQRK
- the tfap2b gene encoding transcription factor AP-2-beta isoform X1, which encodes MLVHSYSTAVSFHPSFKDRHDGVSSHSSRLSQLGSVSHAGPYSSAPPLSHAPSSDFQPPYFPPPYQPLAHYQSQDPYSHVSDPYSLNSLHQSQQGAWGSRQRQDVAGERMDSSALLAQPRASLPQLSGLDPRRDYGGVRRPDVLLHSAHPGLEPGMDGLLHGLHGMDDTQTIEDTNGTNILDQSVIKKGTMSPLTFPPPVPMPPKNMGSLMLGKDGLIGGVTVNINEVFCSVPGRLSLLSSTSKYKVTVGEVQRRLSPPECLNASLLGGVLRRAKSKNGGKCLREKLEKIGLNLPAGRRKAANVTLLTSLVEGEAVHLARDFGYICETEFPTKAVSEYLNRQHADPNELHTRKNMLLATKQLCKEFTDLLAQDRTPLGNSRPSPILEPGIQSCLSHFSFITHGFGSPAICAALTTLQNYLTEALKGLDKMFLNNPPNNRHGDGGNKTGDKEEKQRK
- the tfap2b gene encoding transcription factor AP-2-beta isoform X3 codes for the protein MLWKLVENVKYEDIYEDRHDGVSSHSSRLSQLGSVSHAGPYSSAPPLSHAPSSDFQPPYFPPPYQPLAHYQSQDPYSHVSDPYSLNSLHQSQQGAWGSRQRQDVAGERMDSSALLAQPRASLPQLSGLDPRRDYGGVRRPDVLLHSAHPGLEPGMDGLLHGLHGMDDTQTIEDTNGTNILDQSVIKKGSVSLTGCHAANMGSLMLGKDGLIGGVTVNINEVFCSVPGRLSLLSSTSKYKVTVGEVQRRLSPPECLNASLLGGVLRRAKSKNGGKCLREKLEKIGLNLPAGRRKAANVTLLTSLVEGEAVHLARDFGYICETEFPTKAVSEYLNRQHADPNELHTRKNMLLATKQLCKEFTDLLAQDRTPLGNSRPSPILEPGIQSCLSHFSFITHGFGSPAICAALTTLQNYLTEALKGLDKMFLNNPPNNRHGDGGNKTGDKEEKQRK
- the tfap2b gene encoding transcription factor AP-2-beta isoform X2, whose translation is MLWKLVENVKYEDIYEDRHDGVSSHSSRLSQLGSVSHAGPYSSAPPLSHAPSSDFQPPYFPPPYQPLAHYQSQDPYSHVSDPYSLNSLHQSQQGAWGSRQRQDVAGERMDSSALLAQPRASLPQLSGLDPRRDYGGVRRPDVLLHSAHPGLEPGMDGLLHGLHGMDDTQTIEDTNGTNILDQSVIKKGRLTFPPPVPMPPKNMGSLMLGKDGLIGGVTVNINEVFCSVPGRLSLLSSTSKYKVTVGEVQRRLSPPECLNASLLGGVLRRAKSKNGGKCLREKLEKIGLNLPAGRRKAANVTLLTSLVEGEAVHLARDFGYICETEFPTKAVSEYLNRQHADPNELHTRKNMLLATKQLCKEFTDLLAQDRTPLGNSRPSPILEPGIQSCLSHFSFITHGFGSPAICAALTTLQNYLTEALKGLDKMFLNNPPNNRHGDGGNKTGDKEEKQRK
- the tfap2b gene encoding transcription factor AP-2-beta isoform X6; this translates as MLVHSYSTADRHDGVSSHSSRLSQLGSVSHAGPYSSAPPLSHAPSSDFQPPYFPPPYQPLAHYQSQDPYSHVSDPYSLNSLHQSQQGAWGSRQRQDVAGERMDSSALLAQPRASLPQLSGLDPRRDYGGVRRPDVLLHSAHPGLEPGMDGLLHGLHGMDDTQTIEDTNGTNILDQSVIKKGSVSLTGCHAANMGSLMLGKDGLIGGVTVNINEVFCSVPGRLSLLSSTSKYKVTVGEVQRRLSPPECLNASLLGGVLRRAKSKNGGKCLREKLEKIGLNLPAGRRKAANVTLLTSLVEGEAVHLARDFGYICETEFPTKAVSEYLNRQHADPNELHTRKNMLLATKQLCKEFTDLLAQDRTPLGNSRPSPILEPGIQSCLSHFSFITHGFGSPAICAALTTLQNYLTEALKGLDKMFLNNPPNNRHGDGGNKTGDKEEKQRK
- the tfap2b gene encoding transcription factor AP-2-beta isoform X8: MLWKLVENVKYEDIYEDRHDGVSSHSSRLSQLGSVSHAGPYSSAPPLSHAPSSDFQPPYFPPPYQPLAHYQSQDPYSHVSDPYSLNSLHQSQQGAWGSRQRQDVAGERMDSSALLAQPRASLPQLSGLDPRRDYGGVRRPDVLLHSAHPGLEPGMDGLLHGLHGMDDTQTIEDTNGTNILDQSVIKKVPMPPKNMGSLMLGKDGLIGGVTVNINEVFCSVPGRLSLLSSTSKYKVTVGEVQRRLSPPECLNASLLGGVLRRAKSKNGGKCLREKLEKIGLNLPAGRRKAANVTLLTSLVEGEAVHLARDFGYICETEFPTKAVSEYLNRQHADPNELHTRKNMLLATKQLCKEFTDLLAQDRTPLGNSRPSPILEPGIQSCLSHFSFITHGFGSPAICAALTTLQNYLTEALKGLDKMFLNNPPNNRHGDGGNKTGDKEEKQRK
- the tfap2b gene encoding transcription factor AP-2-beta isoform X7; translation: MLVHSYSTADRHDGVSSHSSRLSQLGSVSHAGPYSSAPPLSHAPSSDFQPPYFPPPYQPLAHYQSQDPYSHVSDPYSLNSLHQSQQGAWGSRQRQDVAGERMDSSALLAQPRASLPQLSGLDPRRDYGGVRRPDVLLHSAHPGLEPGMDGLLHGLHGMDDTQTIEDTNGTNILDQSVIKKAPFILTASDNMGSLMLGKDGLIGGVTVNINEVFCSVPGRLSLLSSTSKYKVTVGEVQRRLSPPECLNASLLGGVLRRAKSKNGGKCLREKLEKIGLNLPAGRRKAANVTLLTSLVEGEAVHLARDFGYICETEFPTKAVSEYLNRQHADPNELHTRKNMLLATKQLCKEFTDLLAQDRTPLGNSRPSPILEPGIQSCLSHFSFITHGFGSPAICAALTTLQNYLTEALKGLDKMFLNNPPNNRHGDGGNKTGDKEEKQRK
- the tfap2b gene encoding transcription factor AP-2-beta isoform X4, which gives rise to MLWKLVENVKYEDIYEDRHDGVSSHSSRLSQLGSVSHAGPYSSAPPLSHAPSSDFQPPYFPPPYQPLAHYQSQDPYSHVSDPYSLNSLHQSQQGAWGSRQRQDVAGERMDSSALLAQPRASLPQLSGLDPRRDYGGVRRPDVLLHSAHPGLEPGMDGLLHGLHGMDDTQTIEDTNGTNILDQSVIKKAPFILTASDNMGSLMLGKDGLIGGVTVNINEVFCSVPGRLSLLSSTSKYKVTVGEVQRRLSPPECLNASLLGGVLRRAKSKNGGKCLREKLEKIGLNLPAGRRKAANVTLLTSLVEGEAVHLARDFGYICETEFPTKAVSEYLNRQHADPNELHTRKNMLLATKQLCKEFTDLLAQDRTPLGNSRPSPILEPGIQSCLSHFSFITHGFGSPAICAALTTLQNYLTEALKGLDKMFLNNPPNNRHGDGGNKTGDKEEKQRK